A stretch of DNA from Dokdonia sp. PRO95:
GGGTAGCACCTTCTGTGGAGTACTTGAAAAAGTACGTCGAAGAAAACGATATTGAAAAAATCATCACTACAGGACCTCCGCACAGTCTACATCTCATAGGCAACCAACTTAAAAGCTGGAAACCCAACCTAACTTGGTTAGCCGATTTTAGAGATCCGTGGACGACTATTGGGTATCACGACAAACTCCTAATGACCGCCAAAACAAAAGCGCGTCACAAGCAGTTAGAAAAGCAAGTACTCACCACTGCAGATCATATCATTGTAACCAGCCCAGGAACAAAAAGAGAATTTCAAGCGATTACCGAAAGACCTATTACCGTTATCACAAATGGGTTTGACGATAGAGTAATCACTCCGCATCAACCTACAGAGCGGTTTGTACTATCTCACATAGGTTCTTTACTCTCAGACCGTAATCCGCAGTTGTTGTGGAAGGTGTTGAGAGCATTATGTGATGAGTTACCAGCCTTTTCTAAAGCGTTAGAAATACAGCTTGTAGGGAAAGTAAGTCAAGAAATCATTGACACAATAACGGCAGCAGGTCTAGAGTCACAATTGAACCTTGTAGGTTATGTAAGTCACCAAGAAGCACAGCGATTACAAGAACAAGCAAATGCCTTGCTCCTCATAGAAATTAACGCCGAAAAGACGAAAGGCATCATAGCCGGAAAACTTTTTGAATACCTAAGCGCACAGCGACCAATAGTTGCTATAGGTCCAAAGGGAGCAGATATAGGAGCTATTATTGAAAAAACAGCAACAGGTAGTTTTGTAAATTACAGTCAAGAGAAAAAGTTGAAATCAGTAATTGAAGCGTTATTTACTGGTGACTACAAGTATGAAAGTAATACAACCGAAGTAGCCAAATACCACAGGAGAGAGCTCACAGCACAACTGAGTTATTTAATAGCGCAACTATAAAAGAAAACTGTGGGAATCGTATTAAAACAATCTTTTCAGAATCTTATCACAACCTACTTAGGTTTTGGTCTAGGTGCCGTAAATACACTGTTTTTGTACGTAAATTTTATGAGCGACACCTATTATGGGTTAGTGAGTTTTATTCTTTCTACGGCTTTTATTTTAGTGCCTTTTCTGGCTTTTGGGGTTCAAAACACGATAGTGAAGTTTTACTCATCTTTTGAGGGAGAAGATCAAGATCGTTTTTTAAGTTGGATGCTGGTTTTACCACTATTTTTAATTATTCCCATTACTGGAATCACGTATTTCTTACATCAACAAATTGCAGATTTCCTTTCGTCAAAAAATGAGATTGTTTCTGGCTACGTGTGGTATATCTTCATTATCGCCTTGTCGTCGGCTTATTTTGAGATATTTTTCTCTTGGTCTAAAGTGCAGCTCAAAAGTACGTTCGGTAATTTTTTAAAGGAGGTTTTTCATCGTTTGGGCGTGACCTTACTTCTTGTGTTACTGGCTTTTTCTATCATAAATGTGGATACTTTTCTAGTGCTTACGGTTGCAATCTATGTAGTGAGAATGATTGTGATGCTGCTCTATGCCTTTGGACAACGAAAGCCTGTTTTTACGCTTTCGCAAAAGCGTAATCCCTCAAAACTTGATAGACAGCGCACCGCTATTATAAAGTACTCCACGCTTATCATAATTGCGGGTTCTGTGGGCGACTTTGCTTATCGATATAGACAAGTTTATGATAGGTAAATATGTGGCGATAGAAAATGTAGCTTACTATGCAGTTGCTATCTACATCGCAACGGTGATAGGTGTGCCTGCGAGGGCAATGCACCAGATTACATACCCGATGGTGGCAGGGATGCTCAATAATAAACAGTGGGAGGATATGCGCATTCTTTACAAGAAAAGTAGCCTGAGTTTATTAGTGATTTCTGGCTTGTTATTTTTACTGATTTGCTGCAACATTAAAAGCCTTTATCTCATTGTAGGTCCAGCTTATGCGACGGCAATTTATGTAGTACTTTGTATAAGTGCTTCAAAACT
This window harbors:
- a CDS encoding oligosaccharide flippase family protein, which produces MGIVLKQSFQNLITTYLGFGLGAVNTLFLYVNFMSDTYYGLVSFILSTAFILVPFLAFGVQNTIVKFYSSFEGEDQDRFLSWMLVLPLFLIIPITGITYFLHQQIADFLSSKNEIVSGYVWYIFIIALSSAYFEIFFSWSKVQLKSTFGNFLKEVFHRLGVTLLLVLLAFSIINVDTFLVLTVAIYVVRMIVMLLYAFGQRKPVFTLSQKRNPSKLDRQRTAIIKYSTLIIIAGSVGDFAYRYRQVYDR
- a CDS encoding glycosyltransferase; the protein is MNNKVLIIAYYWPPAGGPGVQRWLKFTKYLPEFGIEPIVYVPENPSYPIIDDSLVAEVSDKVTVIKQPIKEPYGWASTLSRKQTKTISSGILPKEGKQSLLQKAMLYVRGNFFVPDARVGWVAPSVEYLKKYVEENDIEKIITTGPPHSLHLIGNQLKSWKPNLTWLADFRDPWTTIGYHDKLLMTAKTKARHKQLEKQVLTTADHIIVTSPGTKREFQAITERPITVITNGFDDRVITPHQPTERFVLSHIGSLLSDRNPQLLWKVLRALCDELPAFSKALEIQLVGKVSQEIIDTITAAGLESQLNLVGYVSHQEAQRLQEQANALLLIEINAEKTKGIIAGKLFEYLSAQRPIVAIGPKGADIGAIIEKTATGSFVNYSQEKKLKSVIEALFTGDYKYESNTTEVAKYHRRELTAQLSYLIAQL